From Penaeus vannamei isolate JL-2024 chromosome 12, ASM4276789v1, whole genome shotgun sequence, the proteins below share one genomic window:
- the LOC138863656 gene encoding aspartate and glycine-rich protein, with product MRDGDGGDCGGCDCGDEDGDGGDCGDCDCGDGDDGDCRDDGFGDDDDDYGDDDGFGDGDRDGEGDCGDDDCGDGDCGDDGFGDDDDDDEGGDGDGDGSEADCSEDGDCGDDDGGECGDNDCGDDYYGDDDCGDDGFGGD from the coding sequence ATgagggatggagatggtggtgattgtggtggttgtgactgtggtgatgaggatggagatggtggggattgtggtgattgtgactgtggtgatggtgatgatggtgattgtaggGACGAtggttttggtgatgatgatgatgactatggtgatgatgatggttttggTGATGGGGATCGAGATGGTGaaggtgattgtggtgatgatgactgtggtgatggtgattgtggggATGAtggttttggtgatgatgatgatgatgatgagggtggtgatggggatggagaTGGTAGTGAAGCTGACTGTAGTGAGGATggggattgtggtgatgatgatggtggtgagtgtggtgataatgactgtggtgatgattattatggtgatgatgactgtggtgatgatggttttgGTGGTGATTAG